A genomic window from Silene latifolia isolate original U9 population chromosome Y, ASM4854445v1, whole genome shotgun sequence includes:
- the LOC141632369 gene encoding uncharacterized protein LOC141632369 has product MTNVLRLGPWKIGNNSLILKQWTPSFSGEMEKVTRVLVWTLFSGLDPYLWSEIVLSKIASKVDKPLFADLSTTNKEKLSFARVLVEIDLSQDFVDSVVINTPFLGQITQQEDTNPIVAPPVVESASYDADPILDGTFTEFFGPSEGAICSSSSSKDPLLEVLPLMNQFQLLEQGEIQQDFEQEQHVSQELGDSLDLHLSMVYGSNDAQERHRLWSGSADVSSAEPWLVLGDFNVVRQPSEKLSNTPPVLQEMVEFNDYLAFSKLDNLTSSGCDMTWNNEQDLNSTVWSKVNRVLANPDWLASLPDSFALFQEAGLSDHSPLLVHVNNDRKRMKRFSFLNSWIDHPAYLATVAAAWTTEKKGSPMFSLFEKLKSVKYALTKFHKENFNNISLRVKNAKTALVECQRMLIADPFSADLIHKEKMLLASYSHLKESELKILYQRAKVSERQHQQVIGAIKDQKGQLHTDFPSVNQAFQNYYQHLLGTSFEVADLDWDFISSGTTVTSYGSTDLTKDITTKEIRNVVFRMDSNSNPGLDGFSAGFFKSAWPIIAQDFCKAVAHFFHSNHMSKQANSTLISLIPKKATPSAVTDYRHISCCTVFYKIVSKILDNRIQSVLPSLVGPEQAAFVKNINIFENIMLSQTLVKGYNRSNISPKCLIKVDIKKAFDSLQWNFIANMLKGFGFAQKFADWALGCITSPWHLRTLCTHPNVSHHPKCSRINLTHLIFADDLMIFTRGDAPSVQVIQKVLQQFVGFSGLHANIEKTNIYFGGVHSDIKATILAATGFS; this is encoded by the exons ATGACTAATGTTCTCAGACTAGGGCCTTGGAAGATAGGTAATAATTCATTGATCTTAAAGCAATGGACCCCTAGTTTCTCTGGAGAAATGGAAAAGGTTACCAGAGTTCTTGTCTGGACCCTTTTCTCTGGTTTAGATCCTTACCTATGGTCTGAAATAGTGCTAAGCAAAATTGCTAGTAAGGTGGACAAACCCTTATTTGCTGATCTTTCAACAACAAACAAGGAAAAGCTTTCTTTTGCTAGAGTGTTAGTAGAAATTGATCTATCTCAAGATTTTGTAGATTCTGTTGTTATTAATACTCCATTCTTGGGTCAAATTACTCAGCAA GAAGACACTAATCCTATTGTTGCTCCACCAGTAGTGGAATCTGCTTCCTATGATGCTGATCCAATTCTGGATGGCACTTTTACTGAGTTCTTTGGTCCTTCTGAGGGGGCTATATGTAGTTCCTCTTCTTCAAAGGATCCTCTCTTAGAGGTCTTACCTTTGATGAACCAGTTCCAGCTCCTTGAACAAGGTGAAATCCAGCAGGATTTTGAGCAAGAGCAGCATGTTTCTCAGGAACTAGGTGATAGCTTAG ATCTCCATTTAAGCATGGTTTATGGTAGTAATGATGCTCAAGAAAGGCATAGGTTATGGAGTGGGTCAGCTGATGTTTCTTCTGCTGAGCCATGGTTAGTCCTTGGGGATTTTAATGTGGTCAGGCAACCTTCTGAAAAGTTAAGCAATACTCCTCCAGTCTTGCAGGAAATGGTTGAGTTCAATGACTATCTTGCTTTTAGTAAATTGGATAATCTAACTAGCTCTGGTTGTGATATGACCTGGAACAATGAGCAGGATCTTAATTCTACGGTCTGGTCCAAGGTGAATCGGGTCCTGGCTAATCCTGATTGGCTTGCTTCCCTGCCTGATTCTTTTGCTCTTTTCCAAGAAGCTGGATTATCTGACCATTCTCCACTATTGGTTCATGTTAATAATGATAGAAAGAGGATGAAGAGATTTAGTTTCTTGAATAGCTGGATTGATCATCCTGCATATCTTGCTACTGTGGCAGCTGCTTGGACAACAGAGAAAAAAGGTAGCCCAATGTTTAGTTTGTTTGAGAAATTAAAAAGTGTCAAGTATGCTCTTACTAAGTTCCACAAAGAGAATTTTAATAATATATCTCTGAGGGTGAAGAATGCTAAGACTGCTCTGGTGGAATGTCAAAGAATGCTTATTGCAGATCCTTTTTCTGCTGATCTCATTCATAAGGAGAAAATGCTTCTAGCCTCTTACAGTCATCTTAAAGAGAGTGAGTTAAAAATTTTGTATCAAAGAGCTAAG GTTTCTGAGAGACAGCATCAACAAGTCATTGGTGCTATAAAAGATCAGAAAGGGCAGCTTCATACTGACTTTCCTTCTGTCAATCAGGCTTTTCAGAATTATTACCAACACTTATTGGGTACTAGTTTTGAAGTAGCTGATTTGGATTGGGATTTTATTTCATCAGGCACTACTGTCACCTCTTATGGCAGTACTGATTTGACCAAGGACATCACTACTAAGGAAATCAGGAATGTTGTCTTTAGAATGGACTCTAATAGTAATCCTGGCTTGGATGGGTTTTCAGCTGGCTTCTTCAAATCAGCATGGCCTATTATTGCTCAGGATTTCTGCAAGGCTGTGGCTCATTTCTTTCATTCTAATCACATGTCCAAGCAGGCTAACTCCACCCTAATTTCTCTGATTCCTAAAAAAGCCACTCCATCAGCTGTCACTGATTATAGGCATATCTCCTGCTGTACTGTCTTTTATAAGATAGTAAGCAAAATCCTAGATAATAGGATTCAAAGTGTCCTTCCTTCCCTAGTTGGACCTGAGCAGGCAGCTTTTGtcaaaaatataaatatttttgaaaACATTATGCTATCCCAGACTTTAGTAAAAGGGTACAATAGGAGTAATATCTCTCCCAAGTGCTTGATTAAAGTTGATATCAAGAAAGCATTTGATTCTCTCCAATGGAATTTTATTGCTAATATGTTGAAAGGATTTGGATTCGCTCAAAAATTTGCTGACTGGGCCTTAGGCTGCATTACTAGTCCTTG GCATCTTAGAACTCTTTGTACCCATCCTAATGTTTCTCATCATCCAAAGTGTAGCAGAATCAACTTGACTCATCTCATCTTTGCTGATGATCTTATGATCTTCACTAGAGGGGATGCCCCTTCTGTTCAAGTTATCCAAAAGGTGCTCCAACAATTTGTTGGGTTCTCAGGTCTCCATGCTAATATTGAGAAGACAAACATCTATTTTGGTGGAGTTCACTCTGATATCAAGGCCACCATTCTAGCTGCCACTGGTTTCTCTTAA